CCTTGTACATATCAATTAAGTCCTCATATTGTGATGCTTCGTGTCCATATCTGATACCATCATATCTTGCTAAGTTTGAACTGGCTTCCGCAGAAGATACTATATAATATGCAGCAAGTGCGTAGTCAAGATATGGAAGTGATATCTCTTTAACCTCCGCTCCAAGACTCTCAAAGACTTTTAATGATGATTCTATCGCTTCCTTTACACCTTCATCTAAGCCTTGTCCAAAAAATTCCTTTGCATAGCCTATTCTCATGCCTTTAATATCATCTTTTAAGAATTCTTTGTAATCATTTTTTCTCACATTGTCTACGGATGTAGAATCCTTTGGATCATATCCAGCAATAGCATTTAATACTATAGCGCAATCTGTTACGTCTTTTGTCAACGGACCAATTTGATCAAGTGATGATGCAAATGCAACAAGTCCGTATCTTGATACAAGACCATATGTAGGCTTTAATCCAACGACACCACACAGTGATGCAGGCTGTCTAATAGATCCACCTGTATCAGAACCAAGAGAAAATGCGCCTTCGTCGGCTGCAATTGATGCTGCAGATCCACCTGATGAACCGCCTGGAACACGGGTTAAATCCCATGGATTTTTCGTTATCTTAAATGCTGAATTCTCAGTTGATGAACCCATAGCAAATTCATCTAAATTTGCTTTCCCAATCATTACAGCCCCTTCATCATTAAGCTTTTCTACTACTGTTGCATTATAAGGTGGTACAAAATTTTCGAGCATCTTTGAAGCACATGTTGTTTTTATACCATCTGTACACATATTATCTTTTATGATTACGGGTATTCCTGTTAAATCATTAATTTTTCCTTCAGAAATCATTTTATCTGCTTCAGCTGCTTTTTTTAGTGCATAGTCCTCTGTAGTACAGATTAGTGCATCTACTTTTGGTTCTACATCTTTTACTCTTTCTAAAAATGCTTTAGTAACATCTACCGCGCTTACCTCTTTCTTTTTAAGAAGGTCATGTAATTCATGTATTTTAAGTTTATGTAGTTCCATTTATCTCACACCTCACTCTATTACCTTCGGTACTTTAAAGCATCCGTTTTCTTTTTCTGGTG
This portion of the Thermoanaerobacterium sp. RBIITD genome encodes:
- the gatA gene encoding Asp-tRNA(Asn)/Glu-tRNA(Gln) amidotransferase subunit GatA; translation: MELHKLKIHELHDLLKKKEVSAVDVTKAFLERVKDVEPKVDALICTTEDYALKKAAEADKMISEGKINDLTGIPVIIKDNMCTDGIKTTCASKMLENFVPPYNATVVEKLNDEGAVMIGKANLDEFAMGSSTENSAFKITKNPWDLTRVPGGSSGGSAASIAADEGAFSLGSDTGGSIRQPASLCGVVGLKPTYGLVSRYGLVAFASSLDQIGPLTKDVTDCAIVLNAIAGYDPKDSTSVDNVRKNDYKEFLKDDIKGMRIGYAKEFFGQGLDEGVKEAIESSLKVFESLGAEVKEISLPYLDYALAAYYIVSSAEASSNLARYDGIRYGHEASQYEDLIDMYKVSRSEGFGKEVKRRIMLGTYALSSGYYDAYYNKALKIRTLIKKDYEKAFENVDLIVGPTSPTVAFKIGEKTEDPLTMYLADVYTVPVNIAGLPGMSIPCGLSDGMPVGLQIVGRHFDEGVMLNAAYAFEKARNFNEKPSFKGGAI